The window AATATCCCGCACCAATAGCGCACATTGAACCCATAAAACATAAATTTTTACAAGCCCATCGTTTTTCTAATAATACACCCAATAAAATTGCACCAAACGTATCATAAAACCAAACGTGCTGGTAATGATTATTTAAATCTGTACCAAAAAAGTTTGGAATAAAACGAATGTGTTCGATTGTACCATTATTTAGGTGAATAAAGAAAAATGTTAAAGATGAGGCAAAAAAAACCACAGGCATTACAAATTTTAACCATAAAATAGGTTTTTTCTGCCTAATTTTAAATAATGAATTATTGAAATTCAAATCTTGTACCGTCCCCATAAAACAAAACCAACCACAGCCTATTCGACCTAATAAAGGTGAAATTAATATAAAAAATATCCATATCAATACAACAAACGTTATAACACCCCAATAAAAGGAATGCCAAATAAATGCAAAATTAAATACCCTGAAAAATACAGGAGTAAGTATTAAAAATAATATCCTGCTAATTGTGTTATAAAAAGTCAGTTTTTGTATCATCTTGTTTTAATTAATGCTAACGTAATAGTGTTTTAAGCGAA is drawn from Bacteroidales bacterium and contains these coding sequences:
- a CDS encoding 4Fe-4S binding protein; translation: MIQKLTFYNTISRILFLILTPVFFRVFNFAFIWHSFYWGVITFVVLIWIFFILISPLLGRIGCGWFCFMGTVQDLNFNNSLFKIRQKKPILWLKFVMPVVFFASSLTFFFIHLNNGTIEHIRFIPNFFGTDLNNHYQHVWFYDTFGAILLGVLLEKRWACKNLCFMGSMCAIGAGYSRLLPVIDTNKCNKCKKCETVCLVNIPITDYLTSKNGLVTNSECLLCGKCIDICNKNAISIKFVWNRKKYYQ